One genomic segment of Prochlorococcus marinus str. MIT 0919 includes these proteins:
- the stpA gene encoding glucosylglycerol 3-phosphatase, whose translation MEVKEKKKLSLLRELQRLEYILIVQDIDGVCIPLVKDPLKRVINKDYVQAVSKFRNEFAVLTCGEHEGFRGVNRIIERSIGSKKGAKEKGLYLPGLAACGVEYQNKFGESSCQGISEEEKFFLEEIPRTMKKLMYQELNILMPSLDANDLHKEAEKAICDTRFSPAINLNSLFNLVPNQVDMQIKLQKAMESVMAKVMEEAKHKGLEDSFHLHISPNLGRNGKKEIIKYSKSGDIGTTDIQIIINGALKEAGLLVLLNKFFQQVYKRSPFGENYNVRFAPDNVEECVREAINKIPKKFMPTIIGVGDTITSNKSSSERKWLRGGSDRGFLTLIQRLGEEFQTQNKIIFVDSSHGEVERPSSSISLEGITDAEDPLKFDVIMSGGHNEYIEWVINLAKRRYEKFNT comes from the coding sequence ATGGAAGTCAAAGAGAAGAAGAAGCTCTCTCTCCTGAGAGAACTTCAAAGATTAGAATATATTCTTATAGTTCAAGATATTGATGGAGTTTGTATTCCATTAGTTAAAGACCCCCTCAAAAGAGTAATAAACAAAGACTATGTGCAAGCTGTATCTAAATTTAGGAATGAATTTGCTGTTCTAACCTGTGGGGAACATGAAGGCTTCAGAGGGGTGAATAGGATAATTGAAAGGTCAATAGGTTCTAAAAAGGGCGCCAAGGAAAAAGGTCTTTATCTCCCTGGTCTGGCTGCCTGTGGTGTTGAATATCAAAATAAATTTGGTGAAAGTAGTTGTCAGGGAATAAGTGAAGAAGAAAAATTTTTCTTGGAGGAGATACCCAGAACAATGAAAAAATTAATGTATCAAGAGTTAAATATTTTAATGCCATCCTTAGATGCTAATGATTTACATAAAGAAGCGGAGAAAGCAATATGTGACACCAGGTTTTCACCAGCTATAAATTTAAATTCGCTATTTAATCTCGTGCCTAATCAGGTTGACATGCAAATCAAATTACAAAAAGCTATGGAGTCTGTAATGGCAAAAGTTATGGAAGAAGCAAAGCATAAAGGTTTAGAGGATTCATTTCATCTACATATTTCACCTAATCTCGGTAGAAATGGAAAAAAAGAGATTATTAAATATTCAAAATCTGGAGATATTGGCACAACTGATATTCAAATTATAATAAATGGTGCTTTGAAAGAGGCAGGCTTACTTGTATTATTAAACAAATTTTTCCAACAAGTTTATAAAAGATCTCCTTTTGGCGAAAACTATAATGTTAGGTTTGCACCTGACAATGTTGAAGAATGTGTTAGAGAGGCAATTAACAAGATACCCAAGAAATTTATGCCTACGATTATAGGAGTTGGAGATACTATTACTTCAAACAAATCTTCATCAGAGAGAAAATGGTTGAGAGGTGGCAGTGATAGAGGTTTTCTTACTCTTATTCAAAGATTAGGAGAAGAGTTTCAAACTCAGAATAAGATTATATTTGTTGATAGCAGTCATGGAGAAGTAGAGAGACCATCCTCTAGTATAAGTCTTGAGGGTATTACTGATGCAGAAGATCCATTAAAATTTGATGTTATAATGAGTGGTGGGCACAATGAATATATAGAGTGGGTTATTAATCTTGCGAAAAGAAGATATGAGAAATTTAATACATAG
- a CDS encoding phosphotransferase enzyme family protein has translation MIDNIYFSHDQLQEIASYFCEHNVIFNIKKLKSGNINNTYLVSPTPKDNNSSFILQLINPLVFQKPEMIIDNYLIFLDIIDNHIDSSSNPTSSDFLLFPELLPNLDNGKYFLKYKTNIWRGIHYIQNTLTIESITSTRQAENLGNSLNVFHRLTREFPLDRLFRVIENFHNIDYYLYEYDQMHNSSQLKFILQSNLFVRVSKIAAFIIENRTKYTSLVELGKKENLSYGLIHGDTKITNYLFNKSDESVKSIIDLDTIQEGYLILDLADCLRSICNKVGEDTLNIELVDFDLDIFESFLRGYIASPGQRLNSADLIHIPYFVSYICFELCLRFFTDFLKGSNYFKADFSTQNLLRAEVQIKLLKLLEMKNDSLMKIINGFKNLFQ, from the coding sequence ATGATTGATAATATTTACTTTAGCCATGATCAATTGCAAGAAATAGCTTCTTACTTTTGTGAACATAATGTTATATTTAATATAAAAAAGCTTAAGTCTGGAAATATAAATAATACATATTTAGTATCGCCAACACCTAAAGATAATAATAGTAGTTTTATTTTGCAATTAATAAACCCTTTGGTTTTTCAAAAACCAGAAATGATTATTGATAACTATTTAATATTCTTGGATATTATTGATAACCATATTGATTCATCTTCAAATCCTACTTCTTCTGATTTTTTACTTTTCCCTGAACTATTACCTAATTTAGATAATGGTAAATATTTTCTTAAATATAAAACAAATATTTGGAGGGGCATTCATTATATACAGAATACGCTTACCATTGAATCAATTACTTCCACAAGACAAGCAGAGAATTTGGGAAATTCTCTTAATGTATTTCATAGATTAACTAGAGAATTTCCACTAGATAGACTTTTTCGAGTTATAGAAAATTTCCATAATATTGATTATTACTTATATGAGTATGATCAAATGCATAATTCTTCTCAACTGAAATTTATATTACAATCTAACTTGTTTGTCAGAGTTAGTAAAATAGCAGCCTTTATTATAGAAAATCGGACTAAATATACAAGTTTAGTTGAATTGGGTAAGAAGGAAAATCTATCTTATGGTCTAATACATGGGGATACAAAAATAACCAACTATCTTTTCAATAAATCAGATGAATCCGTTAAATCTATAATTGATCTTGATACCATTCAAGAAGGGTACTTGATCCTTGACCTTGCTGATTGTCTTCGTTCGATCTGTAATAAAGTAGGCGAAGACACTTTGAATATCGAGTTAGTAGACTTTGATTTAGACATCTTTGAATCCTTTTTAAGAGGATATATAGCCTCCCCTGGCCAACGTTTGAATTCGGCCGACTTAATTCATATACCTTATTTTGTTTCCTATATTTGCTTTGAACTTTGTTTAAGGTTTTTTACTGATTTCCTAAAGGGGAGCAATTATTTTAAAGCTGATTTCTCAACCCAAAATTTGCTTAGAGCTGAAGTGCAAATTAAATTGCTTAAACTGCTTGAGATGAAAAATGACTCGTTGATGAAAATTATAAATGGATTCAAGAATCTCTTTCAGTAG